From the Methanoculleus caldifontis genome, the window GCACGCGCTCCTTGTCGATGATCATGCCTTCGACGATCTCGGAGTCCTCGATGGACCCGCCGACCTTCTTCTCGACCTTCACGAACTGGGTGTCGACGGTGCCGTCGGCGTCCGCGACCATCGTGATCGCCTTGACGACGAGCTCGGTGAGCTTGTCCTTCGCGGCCTCGGCGCCCTTGCCGGTCATGGCGGTGTCGGCGATCTTTCTGAGCAGCACCATGTCGTCGGGCTTGACGTCGATGGCGATATCCTTGAGGATATCCTGCGCCTTATCCGCAGCCATGCGATAGCCGTGGGCGATGACCGTGGGGTGGACGTCCTGCTCGAGGAGGTCCTCGGCCCGCTTCAGGAGCTCGCCCGCAATCACGACTGCCGTCGTGGTGCCGTCGCCGACCTCGTCGTCCTGGGTCTTTGCGATCTCGACCATCATCTTCGCGGCAGGGTGCTCGATGTCCATCTCTTTCAAGATGGTCACGCCGTCGTTCGTGATGACGACGTCGCCGATGGTGTCCACGAGCATCTTGTCCATGCCCTTGGGGCCGAGTGTCGTCCGTACTGCACTTGCGACGGCCTTTGCGGCAGCAATGTTGCCGGACTGAGCGTCACGGCCGCGGGTACGCTGACTACCCTCTTTCAGGATAAGGATTGGTTGTCCTCCAAGACTTGACATGAGTATCACCGTTGTTAAGCGATAGAAAGGTAGGTTTGTAGTTCTATATAAAGATATTCACTCATTTATCATATCTATGAGTTCTGAGCCATCTTCGAGGGTGCGGAGATGTTCTTCGCCGATAAGGAGGGTTTTCCCGATCTTTTTCTGCTTTTTGTAATCCGTGACGACGCACATCGCAAACGTCCGCGTGATCTGGGAGATGTTGCCGATCAGGGAAGCGCGCTTGACGATCTTCTGGGACGTGCCGTATGCCGTCAGGATCGTATGCCGCTCAAAGAGCGCCAGCGCCTGGAACGGCGCCTGCCGCATCGCGTGGATCTCCATCCCCATGCGTTCGAGGTCGACGAGGACGTCCCCGGTCGCGGACTCCGGGGGCTTTTCCGGCTCGGGCGAGCGATAGCCGACGAGATCGATCGTCTCGACGAGCGGGGCGTTGAAGAGCTCTTCGAGCCTGATGGCGATATCGAGCGTGGTGCCCATCCCGCTCTCGTACTTGCTGATAGTCCGGCGCGAGACCCCGAGCTGCGACGCGAGGTCGCCAAGCGACATCCGGGAACGCTCCCGCACCTCTTTGAGAAGGTCGCCTTTGATCTTCACGTAGAGGCCGCCGGGAGAAGCGTAGACCATCGGCGAGGTCCCCTCCGCGAAATAGTCGTAAAGCGTCTCCGGACTGAGAGCAAAGAGGCCGTAGCGGATGTAGACGACCCCCCGCTCGAGCTCGGTGTCTCGCGCCCGCTCCCCGACGATGAGCGGGGTGGCCTGGAGGTACCGGGCGATCAGGTTGAGGTCGCTTGCTATGTCGGCACTCACGCTGTCGATGTGCGAGGCGACTTTGATGATGACGAGGGTGTCGCCTTTCTTCGCGATAAGGTCGAAACTCCGCGGGCGGATGTTGCACCGCTCCGAGACGTCGAAGTCTGCAAGGAGCATGATGCTGATGACCATCTGGGGGAGGCGATCCTGCGACATAACCCGTAAGAATCGATATAGCCGGAGAATGATATAAATTGTAAGGTTATGTGGATCGGCATAGATGATACGGATTCCCCTGCCGGGATGTGCACCACCTACATCGGAGCGGTCCTGGTGCGGCGGCTCGAGCGTGCGGGAATGCGTATCGTCGACGCCCGGCTGGTCAGGCTGAACCCGAACGTCATCCATAAGACCCGGGGGAACGCGGCGGTCTCGATCGAGGCGGTGGGGGACCCGGCGACGGCCTTCGCAATCACCTGCGCGTGCGTGGAGGCGCTCGCGGAGTTCGACGACCCGAGAACCAACCCGGGCGTGGTGGTTGCCGCCGTCCGGCCGCCGCCGGACTTCTACTACGCGGCGCTCCGTGACTTCTGCACTGTCGAGGAGGCGGTCGGGGTGCTTGAGTCGGTCGGGGCCTGCTACCGGGGCTACAAGAACCGGCGCGGGCTCATCGGAGCGACCGCGGCGGTGGCAAGCGATCTGGCAGACCGGACCTACGAGCTCCTCGTCTACCGGAAGCGGGAGGTGTGGGGCACCCCGCGGCAGGTGGACCGGACGAGCCTCTTCCATGCTGAAGCGGCGACCTATCCCCGGACCTGGGACACGGTGGACCCGGCAAACGACGTGGTGGTCTGCGTGCCCCACACGCCCGATCCGGTCCTCTTCGGGATCCGGGGGGAGAGCCCGGATGCGGTCCGGGAAGCCGGCTCGTTCGTCCTATCGGAGGAACCGGCGTGCAAGCAGGTCTATACCACCAACCAGGGGACGGACGCCCACCTGGTGCCGGGAACGATCGGGACACTCCGGGAAGGCCGTTCGTACCTGGTGCGGGGCACGGTCGCGGGCGTTCCGTCCACCGGGATCGGGGGCCACGTCTCGTTCGCCCTTGCAGACGGCGGGAAGGAGGTCCGTTGCATGGCCTACGAGCCGACCAAGGGTTTCCGGGACGTCGTGCGGGCCCTCGTCCCGGGCGACGTGGTGGCCGCGGCCGGGAGTTACAAGGGAGAAAGCCTCAACCTCGAGAAGATCGGCGTCTGCCGCCTCGCGGACGCCGTCCGGGTCCGGCCACCTCTCTGCCCGGTCTGCGCGAAACGGATGACGAGCGCCGGGGCTGGGAAGGGCTACAAGTGCCGGGCCTGCAGCGCACGCAGCAGGGAAGCCGAGATCGAGCGGGTCGAGCGCCGGATCCTGCCGGGATGGTACGAGGTCCCCCCCACGGCCCGCCGGCACCTTGCCCGGCCGCTGGTGCGCGGGATCCTCGCGTGGGAGGCAGAGTTCTGCAACTGAACCGCTGCATTGGAAGAGCCCGGAGCAGGCAACCGCCTTTTGAAGAGGTCCCGGATCGCCAGAGGCCGCGACCGGGTCCGGGCGGATCGGCCTTCCGACCGCACTCCATGACGACTCTGTAAAAAGACGATCCCTTATCGTGCATGAGTACCAACATCTCAGGAGAGCTGGTGTACCACTATCATGACCTTCAAATACGGGGATGCAGTACAACAGGCACGGGTACGCGCCGGTATGACGGTCGGCGAACTCGTCGACGAACTCGGCAAGGCCGGGGCCTATAACGGCGGGTCCCTCTGGCAGGCGGTCAACATCTACGAGCGGATGCTCCGCGACGAGAAAGCGCTGAAGTTCTTCGGCCTCTCCGGCGCCATGGTGCCCGGCGGGATGGGCGGGATCGTCGCCGACCTCATCCGGCAGGGGCATATCGACGTCCTCGTCTCGACGGGGGCAAACCTCACCCACGACGTCATCGAGGCTGTCGGCTGCCACCACTACCACGGAACCTGTCAGGTCTCCGACGCCGAACTCTGCGAGGAGGGGGTCAACCGGATCTACGACATCTTCCTCCCGAACGAAGCCTTCATCAGGTTCGAGGAGTTCATGCAGGACGTCTACTCGTCCCTCCCGGAAGGCTCGACGATCTCGATCTCCGGCCTCCTCAACCAGGTCGGGAGCAGGCTAAAGACCGGGATCCTCGCCGAGGCGGCAAAAGCCGGGGTGCCGGTCTACTGCCCGGCGATCCAGGACTCGATGATCGGGCTGCAGTACTGGCTCTTTGCCCAGACGCATAAGGTCACGGTCAGCGCCTTCGACGACATGCCGGGACTCCTCGACCGGTGCTTTGAGGCCGAACGGGCCGGAGCAATCCTCGTCGGCGGCGGCGTCCCGAAGAATTACATCCTGCAGAGCAAGCTGATGACCGAGAGCGGATTCGACTACGCGGTGCAGCTCACCGGCGACCGGCCGGACCTCGGCGGACTGTCGGGCGCGACGCTCGACGAAGCCCGGTCGTGGGGAAAACTCACCGGCGAGGCGACCGCCGCGACGGTCTACGGCGACGCGACGATCAACCTGCCGCTCCTGGTGGCGGCAACGCTGGAGAGGCTGGAACGATGACCGAACTCATCCTCTCCCTCGATGTCCTCGACCGGCAGCGGGCACGCGCAATCGCGGAGTCCTGCGCTCCCTTCATCGACGCGATCAAGGTCGGCTACCCCCTCGTCCTCTCGACGGGCCTCTCGATCGCCGGGGACCTCGCGGAGCTCGGCCTCCCGCTCATCGCCGACTTCAAGGTCGCGGACATCCCGAACACCAACCGCCTCATCTGCGAGGCGGTCTTTGCCGCCGGCTTTGACGCCGTCATCGCCCACGGCTTCGTGGGGGCCGACGCCGCACGGACCTGTGTCGAGGTGGCGCACAGCCACAGCGGGGAAGCCTATATCGTCGCCGAGATGAGCCACCCCGGCGCGACCGAGTTCTTCCACGGCGGCGTTGCCGAACGCCTCGCAGCGCTCGCCGTAGCCTCCGGGGCCGACGGTATCATCGCTCCCGCGACCCGGCCCGACCGGGTCCGCGAGCTCCGCGAGATCGTCGGCAAGAGAAAGATCTACTCCCCCGGCGTGGGAGCCCAGGGCGGCGACCCCGATGTGGTGGCCCGGCTGGTCGACGGGATCATCGTCGGGAGGAGCATCTACGAGGCGGAGGACCCTGCGGCCGAAGCCGAGCGCCTCTCCCGTATCCGCCGGTGATGAGTTCTCCGTTCCGATCCCGCAGGGGAGATGACGAGCCCTATGAGTGGTCTGAGGCGGATGCGGCTCATCCCGCATCTTAAGGGTTATATGTTCTCCTGCAGATACAGGTAGCATGAACTGGAGCCCCGAACAGCAGAAACTGGCGGAAAAATACCATAGCCTCGCCGAAATCCCCGTTGCCGAGCGGCGGTACAAGTGCCACACCTGCCATTTCGTCGTGGACGAGACGCCCTGCCCTCACTGCGGGGAGGCTACGCTAGAGGTCATGTGCCCGCTCGACCACTGCGACTGCCACCACTCCATCGTCGAGAGCATCGATTACTGCCCGCTCTGCGGCCATGCCGTCTGCCCGGAGTGCGGGAGCCACGACGTCGTCCAGATCAGCAGGGTTACCGGATACCTCCAGGACGTAGCGGGCTGGAACGCGGGTAAACAGCAGGAGCTCAAAGACCGGGTTCGCTACTCCGCCGTATGAGATATTCTGTCAGCGGCGGCACTCTTTTTCTGCGCGGCCGGTTCCGTGCGGCGAGCACCGGGGTCCACGGGGGTCTCGCCGACGCCACGACGGTCTTCAACCACACGGTGCCGCACGAGTTCCGCGACGATCCGGCACGCTACCTGGAACTGCTCGCCGCCCGGCACGGCCTCTTTCGGGACTATTTCGGCCTACTGACCGCCGTCGAGATGCGCCACCTCTGCGTGCTCCAGTACGACTTCGTTACGGTCTTTATCACCGCCGGGGTGACGAACCCGACCGGGGCACCCAACGCCCCGCACACGATCAACATCGTCGTCTACAGCAGGGAGGGGATGGTCGACGCGGCGCTTCTTGAGACGATCATCACCGCGACCGGGGCGAAGGCCCAGGCGCTCCACGGCCTCGGCTACGACTTTCCCGGTACGACGACCGACGCGGTCGCCGTCGCCTGCGATCGCGACGCCGCTCAAGCGCACCTTCGGTGCGCCTGCTCCGGCCCATCGGCCCATCGCACCCTTCACGCCTACGCGGGAGCCCTGACCGAGGTCGGCCGGCGGGTCCACGCAGCGATCCTCTACGGCCTCCCGGAGGCCCTCGCCCGGCAACAGGGGAAGGTCCGGCGGAGCGAACCCTCGTTCTTCATCTACAGCCGCTACGGCGGGGAGCACTGGGTCGAGTGGGAGAAGGACGGATGCCCCTACTACCCCTGCCACTTTGCCGGACAGCGGTGCGACTACTGCTACTGCCCCTGTTACCCCTGCGCCGACGAGGAACTCGGCGAGTGGGTCGAGAGTTCAAGCGGCGGCAAGGTCTGGGGGTGCGCGAACTGCACGCTCCTGCACCTCCCCGGTGTCGCGGAGTATATGAAAAGGAATCCCGAGGCGACTCTCGCGGAGCTCAAGCGCCTCCGGGAAAAATTATAAGCTCACGCCTCGGGAATGTCGAGGGCGGAGAGCATCTCTTCGAGAGGAATACCGTGTGCCTGGGCGGCTTCCCGGACCGTCTCGTTATTTGCGATTGCACAGCCAAGGCAACCCATTCCGAACCGGAAGAGGATCTGTGCCGATTCGGGCTTCTCCCGGAGGAGTTCAGCGATTGTACTGTCCGCATTCAATACCATACACCTGATGTTGTCCCTGCCCCTATATATACATTCAAGGAACGGGTGCGGATAGTCGACATCCGGGCGCGAACGGCAAAACGGCGCATCCGCCCGCCTCTTCCGGGGAGGGCTGCCGTGCCGGGCCGGGAGGCCCCGCTGCGCCGGACGGGGCGGGCCCCCGGACCGCCCGTTGCACGCATGAGAACAGAGGGCAGCAGGATGGGAGCATCCGCCCCCCCACCGTGGCCGGCCGGACGCGGGCTTCCCCGCGAGGCACCGCCCTTCAGTTTCACCCCGCACGCCGAGTCTTAATAGTCTCAGGAGGTGAAGTACAGACTGGAGATGTATGAATGAACCTATCTGAGGTAACCGAAAGAATCTCCCGGAAACTTGAATCGAATGGTGCACAGCCCGATCGGCAGAAGATCGAATCACGCCTCCGCCGTCTCGTCGATGAGTTCGGCGTCAACGCCGCAGAGGCCGAGAGGACGGTGACGGCCGATCTCGCCCGCGAGTATCACATCACCGGTGTCGGGACCAGTGGAAGCTCTTCCACAGAGCTCCGGCAGATATGTGAGGTCGCCCCCAACGACTGGGTGACGATCGAGGGCAAGGTCGTTGCCCTGACGAGACCCGTCTCACCCTCAATGGCGCAGACCGGGATCATCGCCGACTCGAGCGGCGCCATCCGATTTGTCGCCTGGGCACGAGGGAACCCCCCTGCGATGGAGTACGGCGAATGGTATCGGATCGAATCCGCTGTCATTGATGAGTACAGGGGCACGCCCAACCTGAGCATCCACTCGGGCACCACCATCTCCCAGATCGAGAAAGATATCCCTCTCCTCCCCTCGATAACCCCGATCGCCGAGCTGAAGCCCGGCGTGGGGAGCGTAAGGGCCAAGGTCGTCCAGGTTAGAGAGGCCCCCCACGACCGGATGCTCCAGGCGGGGCTCCTCGGCGACGAGAGCGGCACCATCAGGTTTGTCATCTGGAACGAAGAGGGCAAGGATAAACTGGAGCTCGATGCCGTCTACAACGTCTTCTACGCCACCGTCGACGAGTACAACGGCAGGCTCTCCCTCGTCCTGAACACCGCGATGTACATCACCGACGAGGGTGACATCGAGGTCGGAAAGAACGAAACAGGTGTCCAGGGGGCCCTCGTCCACATCGCTCCCGGTTCGGGCCTGATCAAGCGCTGCCCGGTCGAGGGGTGCAACCGGACCCTCTCGCGGCAGAACTACTGCCCGGTGCATGAGATCCAGCCCGAGTTCCGCTACGACCTCCGCCTGAAAGGAGTCCTCGACGATGGTGTTCATGCGAAGAACGTCCTGATGCGGCGCGAGGTCGTCGAGAGACTCGCAGGCATCACCCTCGATGAGGCCGTCCAGATCGCCGAGACGAACCCGCTCGGCATGGACGAGATCTTCTACCGCATCCAGAACGCGGTGCTCGGTCGCTACTACACCTGCGGCGGGAGCGAGTTCGACGGCAGGCTGCTCGTTGATTCCTGTACCGCGAGCACGTTCGAGCCCGCGGAACTGGCCAGTCTGCTGAACCGCGCCGGAGGTGAGCCGGCATGAGACCCCAGAGCAAATTCGAGCCGGCACGTGAACGCGAACCGGCGCGCAGAGTCTTCGCATCCGAGCTCCGCGAGACCCGGTACCAGTTCAAGGACGGCGAGGACGAGAAGAGCCCTAACTTCGTTATCCTCCCGACCGGTATCCGGAGCAACCGGATCTTCATCGTCGGGACCCTGACGGAGAAACAGCGCCAGGGCGACCAGAACATCTTCTACCGCGGGAGGGTGGTCGACCCGACGGGAACCTTCTTCATCTCGGCAAGTTCCTTCCAGCCCGAGGCGATGCAGCAGCTCGCCCGTATCGAAGCACCGGCCTTCGTCGCCGTAGTCGGGAAACCGAACCTCTACACGACTCCGGACGGCGCCTGTCTCGTCTCGGTCCGGGTGGAGTCGATCACGGTCGTGGACCGCGAGACCCGCGACCTCTGGGTCCTCGATACCGCCCGCGAGACCCTGGACCGACTCGATGCCTTCGGGACGACCGATGACTCGAAGAAGGCACAGGAGGAGTACGGGACGCGGCCGGAACTCTACAAGAAGATCGTCTACGACGCTCTCTCCCAGGTGCAGTTGTAGGGCTGCAATCTCCCTCCAACCGCCCTTTTTTTGACGAAACCATCGAGTTTGTCCCGAACGGGACGTTCCTCCAATCAACGGTACGGCAGCAGTTCCTGCCTCTCTCCGGGTCGAGCAGCGGATACCGGGGAAGAAGGAGGCCGGAGAGGTACGGGTGGCCGGGAAAAGAGATCTCGAAAGAGAGGGGGGGCCCTTGCGGGTTACTCGATCGGCTCCTCCGCCGGCATCCCCTCGCCGGGCTCCTGCCGGGCTCCCTTCCACTCGCCCTTCAGTTCGGGATAGTCCGCGAGAATCTTGCTGACCGTGCTCCGGCTGACGTCAAACATCCGGCAGATCTGGCTGATGCTGGTCCCGCCCTGCCTTATCGTCACGAGGGCCTCGATCTGACCGTCGTTCAGCGCTCTCGGCCTTCCTATCGGCCGGCCGTCCTCCTTCTTCGCCCTCTGCGAGACCTGGGGGGCGGCCTTCCGGGCGTTCTCCCGGTACTGGTCCATGTATGCAAGGAAGTTGTCGACGGCCTCCCTTCTCAGCTGACCGTCGTCCCGCGATCCGAAAAAGTCGTTATTTACGCAGTAGACCGTATACTGGTCGTTCAGGGTCTTAAGCGCTGCAAGCCCGGCATCCATATCCCGGGCAAGACCGAAAAGGTCATGGATGATGATATCGGGGCAGTTGTTCGCGGCACAGTAGTCGAGCATCTCAGAAAAGCCCTTCCGCTTCTCAGGAGGCGTTGCGTTCGCCCGGTGGTCATGGAAGATCTCGGCGATCTGAAACCGGTATTTGCAATAGTTCTCGACCTCACTCTTGTATGCTGCAAAATCCCCCTTCTTTCTGGTATTCAAGTATGCTACAGCATCTTTTTTCATCAGTTTATCATACCGTACAATCGTATATATGGTTTTTGAAGCACCAGAAGCGGCGCGTTTTTATGGCACGCCCGGGAGCCCGATGCATTATTCGGCCCGGCACCCGCGATGTGTAAAAAGAGCTCCGGCAACAACAGGATTGGGACGGGTGGTGTCCCGGCCGGAAGAAGAGGTTTCAGTCCCCGTGCTTCCGCGACTCCCACCGGTCGAGGACGTCCTGCCCCTCGATGAAGACCAGCCCGTGCTTTCGGGCGTAGGCCATCGCGTCCTCCTTTGAGAGGGCAAACCCCGTCTCGTCGTCCAGCATCTCGCAGATGGTGACCGCCGGGGTGATACCGGCCATGGTGGCGAGCGCTATCGAGAGCTCGGTCTGCCCCCGCCGCTCGTCGAGGAGCGTCTCCGCGGCCCGGAGGAGGGCCATATGGCCCGGCGTGCGGAAGTGTGCGGCAAAATTGTGCCCGCCGCCGTTGAGCGACTTCTTCACCTCGTCCGCGATCGCGGTGACGGTCAGGGCACGGTCCCGGTCCGTGATCCCGGTGTAGGTCTCCCGGTGGTTCACCCAGAGGGAGAACGAGGAGTGGTTCTTCGGGTCGTAGGGGACCTCACCGTCCCTCTCGACGAGGCTGCAGGCCCGGAGGACGTCGTGGGCGAACGGCAGGCCGAGCCGCTTTGCCGCTTCGGGGTGGACCGCCGTGCAGATCAGGCCGCCGCCGTCCTTGCGCATCTGCCGGATGTGGGCGGGTGTGACGGCGTCTGAGCGGATCGCAAAATCGGTCTCGCGTTCGCGGTTGTCAAAGTCGTAGAGCAGGACGAATTCGCCCCTCGCGAGGGCCTGTATGGCTGCGTCAATCATGGGTAATCTCCACCTCGATCGTATCGTTATCGTTCAGGTTCAGGGCTTTGCGGAGCTCGCACCCGGCGATCACCTCGATGATGTCGTCGGGGTAGTGGGTGCGGGAAGGCTCGACGATCGCACACCGGTGCCCCCCGATCCGGCAGGGGAGCACCCGGGCGCCGCCGAATGTCCGCTCGTTCGCCGTGAATCCGGGGACCTCGATCCATGCGGCGTGGTCGAGGTGTTTGCGGACTTCAGTGCTCGCCGGATCGAGCCTGATGTTCAGGGTCCCGGGGAAGGGTTCAAACCCCAGGCATCCGCCGAACTGCTCCTTGTAGTGAGGGATGCTCATGTAATAGCGCCCCTCGCCGAGACCGCTGATCACGGCGCCGGTCAGGAGATGCTGCCTCCGCTCCGGGTTGAATATACGGACGTAATCCGCGTACTCCCGCTTCAACGCCTGCTCGCCCTCACGGGTGACGGCGACGTACTGGCCGTCGGGCTTCATCGACCGGGCGATGAACTGCTGCCGCTCGAGCGCGATCAGCCGCCGCGAGGCGGTCTGGGGACTGATCTCCAGTTCCTTCCCAAGCGACTGGGAGGAGAGCCGAATTGGACCTCTCGACCCGCCGAGCAGGGCGATCGTCTTCAAGGACTGCAGGTCTTCCGCTTCAACCATTGTATCAGAATTGAGATGCATACTATATACGGGTTGCGCATCGATCGGGGTCAGGCACCTCTTCGTGAAATGTCGAAGAGGCATACGCTAATTATTTAAGTACGGATGCTAACAGTACCTGTATGAAATCCGGGGTGCGGCATCAGCTTGCCGAGAAAATGGCAGGAGAGATCACACTCTCGGACTCACCGGGACAGGCCTTGAAGAAGTGGCGGCAGAGTTTCAATATCCCTCCGGGGATTCTCGCCGAGCGCCTCGAGGTCTCTCCCTCAGTTATCAGCGATTACGAAAGTGGACGACGAAAGAGTCCGGGAACCGCGATCGTCGGCAAGATCGTCGATACGATCCTCTCGATCGACGAAGACAACGGCGGTCGGTTCATCAACAAATTTGCGAAAATCCTGTACAGCGAATTCGACGAAGACGTCATCTACGACATCCACGAGTATGCGTCTGCCGTGAGCCTCACGGACTTCGCGGAGGCCATCGGCGGCGTCACGCTCTGCGGCACGACGGACCAGACCATCTACGGGTATACGGTGATCAACAGTCTCAATGCGATCCTCCAGCTCTCTTCGAGCGAGTTCAACCGCATCTACGGCTGGAGCACGGAGCGTGCCCTCATCTTCACCGAGGTCTCGACCGGCAAATCCCCCATGGTGGCGATCCGGGTCACCCCCTTCAAGCCCCGCTGCGTGGTGCTGCAGGGGATCACCCCCGGAGAGGTCCACCCGCTGATACCGGGGCTCGCGGAACGCGACCGGATCACGGTAATCTGTACGCAGATGGGTGTCGAGGCGATCATCAGTTCACTACGAGGAAAACTATGGTAGGCATCTACACATACGGCGTCTACATCCCCCGATACCGGATCAAAGTCCCGGAGATCGCGCGGGTATGGGGTGCCAACGCAGAGGACATCACGAGAGGTCTCGGTGTCTTTGAGAAGTCCGTTCCGGATCTCGACGAAGATACCGCAACGATCGCCGTCGAGGCGGCACGTGCCGCCCTCCGGCGGAGAGCCGTCGATACCGAAGCGATCGGCGCCATCTACGTGGGCAGCGAGTCCCACCCCTACGCGGTCAAACCCACCGCCTGTACGGTCGGCGAGGCGATCGGGGCGACCCCCAACATGACCGCCGCCGACTACGAGTTCGCGTGCAAGGCGGGAACGGCAGGCATCCAGACCTGCATGGGCATGGTCAAGAGTCAGATGATCCCCTTTGGGGTCGCCATCGGCGCCGACGTGGCCCAGGGCGCTCCGGGGGACGCGCTCGAGTATACGGCCGCGGCCGGCGGAGCAGCGTTCGTCATCGGTGACAACGACCCCATCGCCGAGATCCACCGGACCTGCTCGTTTACCACCGACACACCCGACTTCTGGCGGCGCGAAGGGCAGAACTACCCCCGCCACGGCGGGCGGTTCACCGGCGACCCCGGCTACTTCAAGCATGTCCAGGGCGCCGCCCGGCTGATGCTCGAGCAGGCAGGGACGAGCCCGAAGGACTACGACTACGCCGTCTTCCACCAGCCCAACGCCAAATTTCCGCAGCGGGTGGCAAAGATGCTCGGCTTCACCGACGCACAGATCCGGCCCGGCCTGGTCGTGCCGAGGCTCGGCAACACCTACTCGGGAGCATCGATGATCGGGCTCGCGGCGACGCTCGACGTAGCGAAGCCCGGCGAGCGGATCTTCGTCACCTCCTTCGGCTCCGGGGCCGGGAGCGACGCGTTCGACATCACCGTCACCGACGCCATCGACTCCGAAGAGTTCAACAGGGCGGCGGCGCCGAGCGTCGAGAAACTGCTCGCAAACCCGACCTACCTCGACTATGCACTGTATGCCAAACACAAGGGAAAGATCGTGATGCAGAAATGAGAGACGTAGCAGTAATCGGAGTCGGGTGCACGGAGTTCGGGGAGCACTGGAGCACCTCGTTCCGGGACCTCTTCGTCAACGCCGGAGCGCTGGCGCTCGAGGATGCCGGGATCTCCGGCGAGAAGATCGACGCCCTGTACGTCGGAAACATGAGTGCCGGGCGGTTCGTCGAGCAGGAGCACATCGGGGCCCTGATCGCCGATTACGCCGGACTTGCGACGAAGAACGTCCCCTCGACGAGGGTCGAGGCGGCCTGTGCCTCCGGCGGGCTTGCCTTCCGGCAGGCGGTGATCGCGGTCGCAAGCGGCATGGAAGACGTCGTGGTCGCCGCGGGCGTCGAGAAGATGACCGACGTCGGGACCGGGGCGAGCGTGGATATGCTCGCGAGCGCCGCGGACCGCGAGTGGGAAGGGTTCGCCGGAGCGACCTTC encodes:
- a CDS encoding transcriptional regulator, whose protein sequence is MSQDRLPQMVISIMLLADFDVSERCNIRPRSFDLIAKKGDTLVIIKVASHIDSVSADIASDLNLIARYLQATPLIVGERARDTELERGVVYIRYGLFALSPETLYDYFAEGTSPMVYASPGGLYVKIKGDLLKEVRERSRMSLGDLASQLGVSRRTISKYESGMGTTLDIAIRLEELFNAPLVETIDLVGYRSPEPEKPPESATGDVLVDLERMGMEIHAMRQAPFQALALFERHTILTAYGTSQKIVKRASLIGNISQITRTFAMCVVTDYKKQKKIGKTLLIGEEHLRTLEDGSELIDMINE
- a CDS encoding tRNA(Ile)(2)-agmatinylcytidine synthase; translated protein: MWIGIDDTDSPAGMCTTYIGAVLVRRLERAGMRIVDARLVRLNPNVIHKTRGNAAVSIEAVGDPATAFAITCACVEALAEFDDPRTNPGVVVAAVRPPPDFYYAALRDFCTVEEAVGVLESVGACYRGYKNRRGLIGATAAVASDLADRTYELLVYRKREVWGTPRQVDRTSLFHAEAATYPRTWDTVDPANDVVVCVPHTPDPVLFGIRGESPDAVREAGSFVLSEEPACKQVYTTNQGTDAHLVPGTIGTLREGRSYLVRGTVAGVPSTGIGGHVSFALADGGKEVRCMAYEPTKGFRDVVRALVPGDVVAAAGSYKGESLNLEKIGVCRLADAVRVRPPLCPVCAKRMTSAGAGKGYKCRACSARSREAEIERVERRILPGWYEVPPTARRHLARPLVRGILAWEAEFCN
- a CDS encoding deoxyhypusine synthase; its protein translation is MTFKYGDAVQQARVRAGMTVGELVDELGKAGAYNGGSLWQAVNIYERMLRDEKALKFFGLSGAMVPGGMGGIVADLIRQGHIDVLVSTGANLTHDVIEAVGCHHYHGTCQVSDAELCEEGVNRIYDIFLPNEAFIRFEEFMQDVYSSLPEGSTISISGLLNQVGSRLKTGILAEAAKAGVPVYCPAIQDSMIGLQYWLFAQTHKVTVSAFDDMPGLLDRCFEAERAGAILVGGGVPKNYILQSKLMTESGFDYAVQLTGDRPDLGGLSGATLDEARSWGKLTGEATAATVYGDATINLPLLVAATLERLER
- the pyrF gene encoding orotidine-5'-phosphate decarboxylase, with translation MTELILSLDVLDRQRARAIAESCAPFIDAIKVGYPLVLSTGLSIAGDLAELGLPLIADFKVADIPNTNRLICEAVFAAGFDAVIAHGFVGADAARTCVEVAHSHSGEAYIVAEMSHPGATEFFHGGVAERLAALAVASGADGIIAPATRPDRVRELREIVGKRKIYSPGVGAQGGDPDVVARLVDGIIVGRSIYEAEDPAAEAERLSRIRR
- the nrdD gene encoding anaerobic ribonucleoside-triphosphate reductase, whose product is MNWSPEQQKLAEKYHSLAEIPVAERRYKCHTCHFVVDETPCPHCGEATLEVMCPLDHCDCHHSIVESIDYCPLCGHAVCPECGSHDVVQISRVTGYLQDVAGWNAGKQQELKDRVRYSAV
- a CDS encoding adenosylcobinamide amidohydrolase — translated: MRYSVSGGTLFLRGRFRAASTGVHGGLADATTVFNHTVPHEFRDDPARYLELLAARHGLFRDYFGLLTAVEMRHLCVLQYDFVTVFITAGVTNPTGAPNAPHTINIVVYSREGMVDAALLETIITATGAKAQALHGLGYDFPGTTTDAVAVACDRDAAQAHLRCACSGPSAHRTLHAYAGALTEVGRRVHAAILYGLPEALARQQGKVRRSEPSFFIYSRYGGEHWVEWEKDGCPYYPCHFAGQRCDYCYCPCYPCADEELGEWVESSSGGKVWGCANCTLLHLPGVAEYMKRNPEATLAELKRLREKL
- a CDS encoding DUF1858 domain-containing protein, encoding MVLNADSTIAELLREKPESAQILFRFGMGCLGCAIANNETVREAAQAHGIPLEEMLSALDIPEA
- a CDS encoding nucleotide-binding protein — its product is MNLSEVTERISRKLESNGAQPDRQKIESRLRRLVDEFGVNAAEAERTVTADLAREYHITGVGTSGSSSTELRQICEVAPNDWVTIEGKVVALTRPVSPSMAQTGIIADSSGAIRFVAWARGNPPAMEYGEWYRIESAVIDEYRGTPNLSIHSGTTISQIEKDIPLLPSITPIAELKPGVGSVRAKVVQVREAPHDRMLQAGLLGDESGTIRFVIWNEEGKDKLELDAVYNVFYATVDEYNGRLSLVLNTAMYITDEGDIEVGKNETGVQGALVHIAPGSGLIKRCPVEGCNRTLSRQNYCPVHEIQPEFRYDLRLKGVLDDGVHAKNVLMRREVVERLAGITLDEAVQIAETNPLGMDEIFYRIQNAVLGRYYTCGGSEFDGRLLVDSCTASTFEPAELASLLNRAGGEPA
- a CDS encoding RPA family protein, which translates into the protein MRPQSKFEPAREREPARRVFASELRETRYQFKDGEDEKSPNFVILPTGIRSNRIFIVGTLTEKQRQGDQNIFYRGRVVDPTGTFFISASSFQPEAMQQLARIEAPAFVAVVGKPNLYTTPDGACLVSVRVESITVVDRETRDLWVLDTARETLDRLDAFGTTDDSKKAQEEYGTRPELYKKIVYDALSQVQL